The DNA region CGGCCTCATTCAGTGTTTTTGATCCCCATGCCCACCAGTTTACGTCCAATAACCCGTTGGATCCTGATCATAACACATTGTTGTTCTCCCAAAATCAGTCGTTCACCGTAAACTTGCAGGTCAGTTATGATTTTAGTGACAAATATGAAACTTATCCTTCGGGCAGGCGTTATCTGCCATCCAAATATCCAACCATCAGTTTAAACTATACTAAAGGTGTCAGTAAGGTGTCAGGGTCGGATGTTAATTATGATAAGATCAGCGCCGATATTTCTAAATCGGATATAAGCATGGGCTTTTATGGCAGCAGCTCATTCTTTATAGGCGCAGGTAAGTTCCTGAATGCCAAAAGCGTTTACTTTCCCGATTATTTCCACTTTGCAGGTAACGAGGTACTTTCATACAAGCCGAGGTTAAACCGCTTCCTGCTTTTGGATTATTACGATTTCAGCACGCCTGATAAATATCTTGAAGGGCATTTCGAACACAACTTTTCCGGTTTCATCACCAATAAGATCCCGCTGATCCGCAAGTTTAAACTGCAGGAGATCGTCGATGTAAATTACCTGTACACTCCCACCCTTAAAAACTATACCGAACTGGGTTTCGGATTGCAATATCTTAATATCCGTTTGATGTATGGCGTATCATACAATGGAGGTACTGAGGCAAAATCGGCAATAAGGCTTGGGATAAGCTTGTAATACGCTAATTATTAATTGCACTTAATATGGTGTAGATATTAGTAATACTGTATATTTGGCTCAAACTATTGTGCCTGAACATATCATTAACTTAAACCTTTTACTAAAAAGAGCTGCATTGCTGTTTAGTGTTATACTTTTAACTTTTGTTAAAGGGTATGGACAGCAGTTTTATGCCGCTACCCAAGAGGGAATTTTACAACAGGTAACCATTACACCTAATGGGCCGGTTTCAAAAAATGTTAACGGTTGCGGGTCGGGTTATTTTTCGATTGCGCTTTGGGGGAATAAGATCTATTATACCCAAATTTTTGGTGGTTTGAGTGTAGCTGATATAACCGGAGGTAATACACCCCAGGTAATTAATTGTCAGTATTTGGGGCCAGTGCCCTCCATAAATTCTATGACAGCTGATAAAAATGGGATTCTGTACATGGCCAGTGGGAACTCGCTGTACAAACTCGATCCTAAAAATCCTGTGCTTGTTAATCTGGGAATTATGCCCTACGGGGCTTCGGGCGATCTTGTGTTCTATAACGATAAGCTATATATGGCAAGCTATAATGGCATTGTCAAAGTCTCCCTTGATGATCTGTCTCAAAGTAAATTAGTTATACCTATTACAAACCGGGTTATATATGGTTTAACATCGGTAGCTTCCAGGGGGGCTGTAACGGTATATGCTATCGACGAACAAGGCGGGAGGTCGGAGCTTATAGAGCTCGACCTGAACAATATGCTGATAAAAGGTACGGCCGGTTCGCTGCCTTATTCTGTTTATGATGCCGGCAGTACTGTTGAATCAGGTGAAATACCGGTAATTAAGCTTCAAAGCATTAATGTGACCCGGGAGTGCAATGTGGTGAACAAAGGGCGGACCGAAATTATTTGCGCCCCGCACGGAAATCCATATACCTACAAGCTTAATACCGGAGAAAGTAATACAACGGGCATTTTTTTCAACTTGCCTCCCGGTAATTACCAGGTTACTATTACATCAAATGGTGGTGAAGAACCTAAAAAAGCTCCATTCACTGTTCCTGATTTTTCACAACAAGACCCTGTTGTTACTTTCAATAAAACGGATCCGGTTTGTGATATCGCGGGTTCGATTAAATTGGAAACAAACGCCGATAAAGCGTTATACCGGGTAAAATATAACAATGCGGTTTACCCCATTGACCATGTTTTCGCAGATTTAGTCCCGGGTGTTTATCACTTTTCAATTATAACACCAAATGGCTGTTTGCTTTACGAAAAAGATTGTACCCTTGTACAGGAGGTATGCCCGCCAATTGTTGTAAATGACATTGTCATCAAACCTGAATGCGATTTTTACGGCGAAACAAGTGTCACCGTGCTCACAGCAGATCATCCGGATAATTATACATATAGCGTAAACGGTATAAGCAACACTACCGGCGTTTTTAACAGGATGCTACCGGGTACCTATCAATTAGTAATCACTTCATCTGGCGGATCCCAGGTTGAAAAACAAATTACCATACCCGATTTTACTTTGACCAAGCCCTATGTATCATATACCACTAAAAACGCGATTTGTACATTAGCAGGGCAGGTAAAGTTTAACACCTATGTAGAAGGGGTAGCTATCGGCGCTATTAAGCATGGTAGCCAAAGTTATACACCCGATGAAACAATAAGAGGCCTCAGCGCCGGTACCAACCACTTTGTCCTGCTGGATAAGCAGGGTTGCATCATTACGGAATTGGATATTATGATAACGCAGGATTCATGTGAGCCGGTTACCTTTTTTAATACTTTTACACCCAACGGCGATGGCGTAAACGACTTATTCAGGCCTAATCAAAGCAGTAATCCCATAGCGTATAAGCTCACGGTTTTTAACCGCCTGGGCCAGCGGCTATTTGAGTCGGAAAGTATATATGATGGTTGGAATGGCAATTATAACGGGAAACCTGTGCCTACAGGTGTTTACTACTGGTTGTGTAACTATACCATGGGCGATGGACAGGTTGAGGTTCAAAAAGGGCATGTAACCTTGTTAAGGTAGCTTAAATGTGTTTGTTTACAATAGGCGAGCTAAATGACCGGCTTAGTCTGTTTTTCCATGATCAGTGTTGCTGCAAATGGATATTATAACCGGCGCAAAAAAATCAGCGAAATCAACGTCATCAAATTCAAACCAACGGTTTAACTTTGCCACATGATCAAGAATATCTTCGCTTGCTTAATAATCATACTTGTAGCTTTTGGCTGCACTAAAAAAAATGTGCCGCATTACACCATATCAAGGGTTACCAAATCAGATACAGCCACCCAGTTAACCGTTAAAATAGATGGCCGGCTTAAATGGGCCGAACTGCTAAGCATCACCTCGCAAATTAAAGCCGACAGCGCTAAGCTGAGCAACCTGCAGCTTAACTTTTTGCTTCCCGGTCATAATGATAAAAGTACTGGTGCTAATACCTTTTATGCTGTAGCCCGCTATCCTCAAGGAGATAAAGTTACTATGCAGGATACCACTAAAGATGCTGATGGCAATACCGTTAGGCTAAACATACTTGGCCTGTCGCCCGAAAAAGCAAAATACCTGCTTGATTTAAACCCTGCCGATCTCGACGGGAAAAATATCATAGGCAGGTTTATTGACGATAATAACCATACTGTTATCGTTCCGTTTACTGATATGGCAGGGGGTAAAAAAGAAACTTATATTATTGAGCTTGATACCACGGGTACAGTAGTATCCCGTACCATTCCCCTCATGGATAACCGCGATGGCATTGAAAAACTCCATGTCAGTCAGGCCGGCGATTATATTACTATAAAAGACAGTGTGCTTACCCAATATGCTGCTCATGACATGGGTTTGCCTTATAATAGTATTAAAGCCGGTATTTAATTGCTGCTTTGTAAATATGCCAAAATCACCACAGGCTTAATTTCGTCTTGAAAAATCAGGGATAAGCTGTTAAATCATTCACTTGTTTAAGATTATACCGATATATTTATAGTGTTAAAAATATTGTAAATATATGAACCGAAATTTTATCAAAATTTTTGCATTAGGCGTGGCCGCGGTTTTTAGCGCCGGCATTGCTAATGCCCAGGTGAGGTTGCCGGAAGGCTACTTCCTTAAAACATTGCCAAACGGCCTGGATGTGCTGGTGATTGAAAACAGCAAAGTACCTTTAACTACCATTGAAATAGCTGTAAAAAACGGTGCTTACACGGAGGGGCCGGAGTTTAGCGGTTTGTCGCACCTTTTTGAGCATATGTTTTTTAAAGCCAATAAAGATTATCCAACCCAGGAGAAGTTTTTAAAACGTACGCAGGAGCTTGGCGCCATCTGGAACGGTACCACCAATACTGAGCGCGTAAATTACTACTTCACTTTTGACAGGGACAGTCTTAAAGCAGGTTTAAAGTTCATGAACGCGGCTATCCGTTTCCCAATTTACCGCGAGGAGGATATGAAAAAGGAACGCCCGGTGGTTGACGGTGAATTTCAGCGAGCCGAAAGCGATCCTGGTTTCCAGCTTTGGTATGGTATGCAGCAAAAGCTTTGGGGCGACCTCATCACCCGCAAAAATCCTATTGGTGTCCACGAAGTGATCAATACGGCTACGCCCGAAAAAATGATGATCATTAAGGATAAATATTATTTTCCTAACAATAGCTTGCTGACTATTTGCGGCGATGTTAAGCATGATAACGCTTTTGCCCTTGCCGAAAGCATTTTTGGCGACTGGGCCAACAGCGGTTTCGATCCTCAAACCAAATTCCCTATCCCAGCATTTAAGCCTTTAGCTAAACCTGAGTACTTTGTTAAGGAAACAACCATTGCCCAAACACCTTATATGGAGTTTACCTGGCAAGGGCCTTCATATCCAACGGATTCAGCTTCAACTGTTGCTGCCGATGTGTTTTCGACCATTGTAGGCTTAAACTCATCAAAATTGCAGCAGGCATTGGTTGATAAAGGTTTGGCCAGCGGTGTTTACGTAAATTATACTACCAGCCGTTATGTGGGCCCTATCGATATTTTCGTGGTGCCTAACCCTAACAAGCTTAAAGAATGCTATACCGAGTTAATGAACCAGGTAAGCATGTGGAATAAGGACGACTATTTTACCGACGAACAAATGGCCACTGCTAAAGCTATCCTGCACCGGAACGATATTCATGCCAAGGAAAAGCCTTCGTCGCTACCAAGTCAGATCAGCTACCAATGGTGCAGCACCTCGTTTAATTTTTATACCGACCTGGATGCCAACTATCAGAAAGTTACCCGTGCCGATATTAAAAAGTACCTGGATACTTACGTAATTGGCAAGCCATATGCTGCCGGTATAATCATAGCGCCCGAGTTAAATAAAACAGTAAACGCGGCTTCATTTTTTGCAGCTAAGTAATTTAAAACTACCTCATCATGATGAAAAAATATATAATTGCCCTGCTGGTAGCAGCGGCTATAGGGAATACAGCTAAGGCGCAAAAACAGGCCTATGAAACCACGGTAGATGGCGTAAAGGTTATTGTACAGCCAAGCGGCAACGATATTGTGGAAGTGCAAACCATCATAAAAGGCGGTGTGCAAAACTATCCGGCTACCAAAGCGGGTATCGAGTCGCTGGCAATGAGCGCCCTTACCGAATGTGGTACTTTAAAGCATGATAAAAATAGCTTTAAAGACGAACTGGATAAAGTAAGCGCCACCGTTTACGGCAGCAGCAACAAAAACTATTCGGTAATACGGATGAATTGTATTAAAGGCGACTTTGATATTGTTTGGCCGTTGTATGTTGAGGCAATAACCCAGCCCAAATTTGATGAAAAGGAATTTGCCCGCATTAAGCAGGATGCTATCAATAACATTAAACAGGAAGATTCACAGCCCGATAATGCCATTGATAAATATGCCGATAAAGTAGCTTTTGCCGGGACCAACTACGCTAAAGACCCGAGTGGAACCGTAGCTATTGTTACAGCCTTAACCCCTGCCGAAACAAAAGCTTATTATCAGTCCATACTGACCAAATCTCGCATGGTAATTGTTGTGGTTGCGGATCTTGACCAGGCTGCTATTGAAGCTAAAGTAAAGGGTATGCTGAGCGGTATTAAACAAGGCCCGGCTTTCGCGTTTAAAAAATCGACTTTCAGAGCCGACAAAAACAGCATAAATGTTGAAAAACGTGATTTGGCTACCAATTATGTGGAAGGTATCGCCAGTGGTCCTGCCGCCGGTACGCCCGATTTTAACGCTTTTAATGTAGCCATGCGCATCTTCTCTAACATGCACTTTTTAGAGGTTCGTACCAATAACGGTTTGTCATATGCCCCACAGGCCTGGTTTAGCGCGGGTCAAACCTCAACTGCCAAGTTCTCTGTTTCAACAACCGAGCCTGATAAATACATAGCTGTGTTTGATAAGCTGGTTGATAAAATTAAACGCGAAGGTTTTAAACCCGAAGATGTAGCCGATATGAAGGTTACTTACCTTACCGGTTTCTACTATAAAAACGAAACCAACAGCGCCCAGGCATCATCAATAGCAGCAAATGAAGTATTGCATGATAACTGGAAACGTTCATTAACCCTGGTTGATGATGTAAAGAAACTCACTCCCGATGATGTGAGCAACGCATTCCGTAAGTATATCAACAATATTGTATGGGTATACCAGGGCGATCCTAAAAAAGTAAACCAATTGCTGTACATTAACGGTACACTGCATAATGGAGATAATCCGGTGATGCACTAAATCTTTAGTCATTTGCTGCGCGTCATTTTGAAATGGTCATTTGCTGCGCGTCATTGGATCGTTTTTAATGAATAATAAAAAAGGAGCAGAAATATACTTCCTGCTCCTTTCTTAATTCAATTCGCCAAAATGATCAATGACTTAATGATGCATAGCAAAATGACTCAATGACCGCGCAGCGAAATGACTGCGCAGCGAATGACTACTTCTCCGGCAGCACCGCTTTTTTCCTGGTTTTAGTCCAGTCCGCCCCTTTCGGCCTGGTGGGTACGGTGTCGCCCAGGAGCTTGCCCCAGGGTTTGAGGGTGTCAATCCTGTCGAAGATGATTTTGAGGACTGCTACAAATGGAATGGAAAGGAACATGCCCGATAAGCCCCAAAGTAAATTGCCTAACAACACAACCACAATGGAGATAAGCGCGTTGATCTGCACTTTTGATGATACAATGCGCGGTACCAGGATATTATTATCAATAAACTGGATAACAAGATAAGCTATGATCACTCCTAACTGCGTTGTGTAACCATCTTTGGTAACCGTTGCCATCAGCACGGGAAGGGAGATGGCTATAATACCACCCAGGTAAGGTAGCAGGTTAAGGATAGCGCCTATTACCCCTATCAGGATGCCATACTTAACACCCAGTAATATCAGGGCCAGCGAATTCATGACTGCAACTATCACCATCTCAATCAATAAACCCTGGATATAGCTTTGGATGGCCGATTTGGTTTCTTTCAAAACATCGGCAACCTGTTTGGAGTTTTCTTCAGAAAATACTTCGTAAATAAAATTCAGGAGCAGGGTTTTGTAAAACAATACCAGGAAAACATATACGGGTACCACAAATATCAACCCAAACGTGCTTAACACATTGCCGAGTGTGCGGCCTACCAGCGCCTGGCTGTTATCCATAGCGTCTTTGATAAGCTTATCCTGCTTTTGAACAGAGTAGTTAAAAGTGGTAGCTACCCAGTCTTTAAAAGTGATGAACATTTCACCAAACTTCTTTTTAAGCGTGGGCAGCGAATCTCCAAACTGGATGATCTGGGTAGAAAGAAAATAGAACAACCCTGCCAGTAAAACAGCGCCAAGCAGCATAGCCAGGCATATAGCCAAAATTTTGGGCACTTTATGTTCCTGCAGCCAGTTGCTAACAGGGTTAAGCAAAATGGCAATAAAAGCCGCAAAGGCAAGCGGGATCATCACATCTGCCAGTTGGGCAAACACATAAACCAATAATATCAATCCAAAAAGTATAACAGTACTTTTAAGGTAAAAGGGGTATTCTTTAACAGCAGGCATAGACGCAGGATTTTTACACTGAAAGGAACAAGATAAGCAATTGTTTGCTTCGCCGGTAATTAGCCCGGGGGATGCTGATCAGGTTGGTATAGTGTCCGTCCGTTCCCAGATAAGGATAGTTACGGACAAGTAGGGGTACAGGGCGATATCGCGAAGATCCTTCGCTATGTATAAAAAGGGTTTCATTGGTAGCTTGTCGAAGCATGGCGGGTAGGGCCTCTGCGCGCGAGTCTTCGACAGGCTACCAATGACATAATAAATAAAGAATGTTCCCGTCAGCAGGTAAGCTTCGGGTGAAAGCGGGCAGAACAATGGTGGCCTTGAGCGCAGGAAGGGGCATAGCAAGTTTTTGCAGAAGCGAGGGAAAAAACGGGCGAAGCGGGGCAAAATAATTGCAGCCCGTGGTTCTGCCCGTTTTGCAGGGCAAAGGCCCGCGCGACGGGCTGTGGAGTGGGTGAGCGTAAAGAAGCCTCCCTGCTGACTTGATTTTTTGGGTACTTTTGTATCAAGACAAAAGTACCTGGCCTCGCGCGGCCAAGAGCGCGACGATGCAAGTTCAATACCACTAAGCACCTTGTCTGCCTATAAGAGATTGATTCGTACCTCAGCAATGACGTGGAGGAGATGTCATTGCTCCTTCAGAATTCAACGGATTTAAATTACTCAGACT from Mucilaginibacter sp. SJ includes:
- a CDS encoding gliding motility-associated C-terminal domain-containing protein, producing the protein MAQTIVPEHIINLNLLLKRAALLFSVILLTFVKGYGQQFYAATQEGILQQVTITPNGPVSKNVNGCGSGYFSIALWGNKIYYTQIFGGLSVADITGGNTPQVINCQYLGPVPSINSMTADKNGILYMASGNSLYKLDPKNPVLVNLGIMPYGASGDLVFYNDKLYMASYNGIVKVSLDDLSQSKLVIPITNRVIYGLTSVASRGAVTVYAIDEQGGRSELIELDLNNMLIKGTAGSLPYSVYDAGSTVESGEIPVIKLQSINVTRECNVVNKGRTEIICAPHGNPYTYKLNTGESNTTGIFFNLPPGNYQVTITSNGGEEPKKAPFTVPDFSQQDPVVTFNKTDPVCDIAGSIKLETNADKALYRVKYNNAVYPIDHVFADLVPGVYHFSIITPNGCLLYEKDCTLVQEVCPPIVVNDIVIKPECDFYGETSVTVLTADHPDNYTYSVNGISNTTGVFNRMLPGTYQLVITSSGGSQVEKQITIPDFTLTKPYVSYTTKNAICTLAGQVKFNTYVEGVAIGAIKHGSQSYTPDETIRGLSAGTNHFVLLDKQGCIITELDIMITQDSCEPVTFFNTFTPNGDGVNDLFRPNQSSNPIAYKLTVFNRLGQRLFESESIYDGWNGNYNGKPVPTGVYYWLCNYTMGDGQVEVQKGHVTLLR
- a CDS encoding M16 family metallopeptidase: MNRNFIKIFALGVAAVFSAGIANAQVRLPEGYFLKTLPNGLDVLVIENSKVPLTTIEIAVKNGAYTEGPEFSGLSHLFEHMFFKANKDYPTQEKFLKRTQELGAIWNGTTNTERVNYYFTFDRDSLKAGLKFMNAAIRFPIYREEDMKKERPVVDGEFQRAESDPGFQLWYGMQQKLWGDLITRKNPIGVHEVINTATPEKMMIIKDKYYFPNNSLLTICGDVKHDNAFALAESIFGDWANSGFDPQTKFPIPAFKPLAKPEYFVKETTIAQTPYMEFTWQGPSYPTDSASTVAADVFSTIVGLNSSKLQQALVDKGLASGVYVNYTTSRYVGPIDIFVVPNPNKLKECYTELMNQVSMWNKDDYFTDEQMATAKAILHRNDIHAKEKPSSLPSQISYQWCSTSFNFYTDLDANYQKVTRADIKKYLDTYVIGKPYAAGIIIAPELNKTVNAASFFAAK
- a CDS encoding M16 family metallopeptidase, giving the protein MMKKYIIALLVAAAIGNTAKAQKQAYETTVDGVKVIVQPSGNDIVEVQTIIKGGVQNYPATKAGIESLAMSALTECGTLKHDKNSFKDELDKVSATVYGSSNKNYSVIRMNCIKGDFDIVWPLYVEAITQPKFDEKEFARIKQDAINNIKQEDSQPDNAIDKYADKVAFAGTNYAKDPSGTVAIVTALTPAETKAYYQSILTKSRMVIVVVADLDQAAIEAKVKGMLSGIKQGPAFAFKKSTFRADKNSINVEKRDLATNYVEGIASGPAAGTPDFNAFNVAMRIFSNMHFLEVRTNNGLSYAPQAWFSAGQTSTAKFSVSTTEPDKYIAVFDKLVDKIKREGFKPEDVADMKVTYLTGFYYKNETNSAQASSIAANEVLHDNWKRSLTLVDDVKKLTPDDVSNAFRKYINNIVWVYQGDPKKVNQLLYINGTLHNGDNPVMH
- a CDS encoding AI-2E family transporter, with the protein product MPAVKEYPFYLKSTVILFGLILLVYVFAQLADVMIPLAFAAFIAILLNPVSNWLQEHKVPKILAICLAMLLGAVLLAGLFYFLSTQIIQFGDSLPTLKKKFGEMFITFKDWVATTFNYSVQKQDKLIKDAMDNSQALVGRTLGNVLSTFGLIFVVPVYVFLVLFYKTLLLNFIYEVFSEENSKQVADVLKETKSAIQSYIQGLLIEMVIVAVMNSLALILLGVKYGILIGVIGAILNLLPYLGGIIAISLPVLMATVTKDGYTTQLGVIIAYLVIQFIDNNILVPRIVSSKVQINALISIVVVLLGNLLWGLSGMFLSIPFVAVLKIIFDRIDTLKPWGKLLGDTVPTRPKGADWTKTRKKAVLPEK